The Marmota flaviventris isolate mMarFla1 chromosome Y, mMarFla1.hap1, whole genome shotgun sequence DNA window GGAGGAGCCATGTTGCTTAAAACTTCTCCATGAACAATGAATGCTCCATTTTCTTGCCAGCACATGAGGCAGACCACTCCCAATGGCTTACTCTACCCCAAATTTCTTAAGTGGGCTGATTGGTTCTGGATTTGTTCTTTCAATCACCATTACTTTCCTAGGGATGATAGAGTGAGTTCTTTAGCCCTTCTGAGAGCCATTAGTTGCTTACATAATAGGGTATGGAGTAACAAACACCACTATGAGGTCAGTGTTCCTCAGGTGACTCcttgtatattttttgagatactgcCACTCACATGCCTCACCTTATACAGTTTCTGGAAATCTACATACTAAAGCCATACACAAATAGGGAGAAACATGAAGTCCTTTTCGCCTTGCCTGTGGGATCAAGTATAAAGAGGAAGTTTGTCTTCAGTCCTCAGTCCTCACTTTGTCTTTATCCTTCAATGTGTGGATAACAAtttatcttttgaactccaactccACAGATCCCACATCTCTCCCTTCTCAAACACCTACTTCTACCTTTTATTTGTTCCCACTCCAGCATCAGAGGCTCACAGAGATACACATCTTTTCACatcagattgattttattttcaccaccATTAATGTTAGTAACCTGTGGTAAAATTGAGCCATTTCTTAGCTGCCAGACCTCTGGACACTCTGCAGATTATTCTGAGGTCTCTGGCCCCACTCAATTACTTGCTGTCCAGATCATCACTTGAAATGCTGGAGGTTTCTGgggtattttccatttctggctctctattcagtttttcatttagccGATGATAATGAACAAAGAGTATTGttcctttagttttcttagattttttcagagatgtggaaggcttttctgagtctcttttgcttgaattattttgaagtgtttttttacCCTTATTGGTGGACTTTAGTATCTGTAAGGACAACAGAGAGGCCATAAGGGCATTGGTTTGGGAAAAGAAGATAGGATATACATGTGAAGTAGGGGTTTGtgccagatgaaaaataaataggagtctTAGGTCGTGGGGAATGAATGCAGAAAGGAGAAGCTTGGGTTGGGTTATCTTACCTTGCTGCCTCTTCCGCATCTGGAGTGATGATAGGAagtcttcatattctttctttctttcatcgatGATGTTGACTGGGCCATATCTGCATTaggcttctgtgatttcttggttGCCTTAGCCATACTGAAGCCTCCCAGTGGTCTTCTGAAGAGCTGTAAGGATCCTAGGCATATATGTCCTCCCAAGACAATGAAGGGCCACACCCTTCAGCCTTCATTGGCCAGCAAGTTACTCCCCAGCCAATGAGGACTAAGGAGGAGGTTAGACCTCACAAAGCACTCTCTCTGACACTTCTGTACATGATGAGGCTAGGGAGGTTGCTAGGGAAACCAGGCTATAGCTTAGATATTGCAAATCAACACTCTTGGCACTTCTGGGATGTGGGGGAGAGGAGATGCTAGGAAGGCAAAAATGATCTGGTTGGGCAAAGgagacttttctttaatatacctgAAAGAGCCACCCCACCCTAATTCTTATATAGTGTTCAATAGTGGTAGTACAGGTGGTAGAGATCTTCCTCTACCAAAGTATTCCCCAAAGCTACTCCTACAAactcattctgctatctttcccttAGCCATTAGTTAGTATTTTGGATAATGTACCTAAAATCCATCCAAAAGtaatatggttatatttttctttaattatcagaagatatgtgaataatgctacaaacaAGACATATTCCCATTAATGGATATCAATATACTTACTGCATTTGGCATTAAAggctgccaatttttaaaattgttttcttccaggCCTTCAACttataggaaaggaataaaattaactacccactgatgaaaattgcattttatccttatttttattctatttttggagCCTGGTCACATTATCATCATTGAGTTTTGCaagattccttctcttttattcaaatttttctttcttcttagaatcTAGCACTAGTTCCCTTCTCaacaatagaattattattttatatttgaattctgtCCTTGTATATGGCCTTGTTAAATGTATGTTTGAATGTACCATAACTGGTTTCTGTGTTTTGTAGCAGCATAGTCAGGTTCTAATGAAGGTTGGTTTCCGGGTTACGTCTTCATATGCTTTCTTTGGTGGATGCATACAGAAGGAGAGATTTAGGGGTCTTCCTCTTTTAATAAGGGCATTAATCTGAGACACAGCCCTCATGACCAAATTTAATTATCTCCTATCTCCAATTACCATCACATTAATGATAAGGGtattaacatgtgaattttgggaggCACATTCAGTCCAAagcaataattttactaaatattgccacattgttttctagaatatatCAGTCCACCTTCCCAACAGATTTGTACTTTATGTTTCCCTACACaatcatcaattttttatttagaatgcagCTTCTCATAGGATCTCAGTGATCTTAACCAATTGATGTTTATACCCTTGTGTAATCCAGTTCAGTTGAATGGCATGAGTATGGGCTGTATCTAGAGATTTGCTTCTAATAGCTAAAATCCTACAAAAGTAATGGAATGCCATTAACATCATCAATTTTATCTTTGCTAGAACACTTTCTTGGTAGCAATCTCTCTTGCACAtgtgctttctcatttttattaaaacatattatgaaaTGCTCAATAAAGAGGCCCACATTTTAAGGAATACCTTAGGAGGAACTGagtcctcagcaaaataaactgcAGAGCACTGAATCCAAATAACAGCTACTTGATTTAATTAGGAAGAGGATCCTTCCCAGTTGAGCCTTGGGATAATTCACCCTTATAAAACAGACCCAGAGCTAGAGGACAACCAATCTGAACCCAGATTCTTGACTCatagaaactatgagataatttcttattaataatatttctcagTTCTACAAATATCTCAGGGGTTCCCTCACATgtgaaatctagaaaagaaaagcctaaagGTAGCTGTCGGTTGTGATTTTCGATATGTACCCAAGTGGACCTGCTAATAGTTTATTCCTGAAATGTCCTTAACATATGAAAGAGCTGAATTCACCTTTCATCTGTGAAAGGAGAATGAATCAGAAGGgactgaatgaatttaacaaattcctGTCACATGCTGGGGAGAAGTGACTGAGGAACCAAAAGGGGGCtatatatgttcaaaattaaGCTAGAATGAAGAAGAGtcttcattctgactggagtgagatgatatcttagagtagttttgattgcattttctgattgctagagatgatgagcattttttcatatatttgttgattgtttatcctcttcttaaaagcagcatactacagggtcatagccacatcaatgtttatagcagcacaattctcaatagctaaacagtggatccagcgtagatgcccttcagtggattaatggataaaaaaaaatgtgtcatatatacacaatgggatattactcagcactaaaagagaataaaatcatggcagagTTGAGGTCTTGTTTTTGTGGCACAACAAACATGAAGAtatttgattgcttcctttggaaAGGCAAATTGCACATAGTTGCCCCTCTGGAATCTGCATAGAGGTACAAAGCAAAGCAGTTGCCAGCGGTACTGTTCTTTTCCtgtacactgaaacagtcctggtatattaaagaaaatgaattttcatcattaacttggtagaacttaatgagtatcatataattatctgagtgcttacaaaatgagtactttgtcagctaagctgagatcggtgtccattatgcagttttatacagtaacattgagacagcattactgtgctatgtgcagaagatctcagatatatgcatagaacttacctacatatatgtttttttgagggatggagggaggaaagtgggaagagagggggaggggcaggggctgtgagggaggggaagggagagggagagagagagagagagagagagagagagagagcgagagagagagagagagagagagagaatccaagaaaaacctggaaaaataaacttcataagagagaatggctaaaccaaacaaacaaaaatcaaaggaaaacaacccacagaatgtcggtagttatataagttagctaggttgcagaatgttcctttattgggctgcagctcatatttttacatcattagattcttgttatccattctgaccagaatgtcattgaagtactgttcttcaatgctcagtacattatattggtatatttgacatctcattattggtgattttaacttttatcacctgagtaagatggagtttattgaagttttccattataaagatactgttttgatttttttcaccaataa harbors:
- the LOC139703541 gene encoding uncharacterized protein CXorf51A-like, with protein sequence MAKATKKSQKPNADMAQSTSSMKERKNMKTSYHHSRCGRGSKILKSTNKGKKTLQNNSSKRDSEKPSTSLKKSKKTKGTILFVHYHRLNEKLNREPEMENTPETSSISSDDLDSK